One region of Polaribacter pectinis genomic DNA includes:
- a CDS encoding DUF3822 family protein, whose translation MLKKSSNISLKNTKDTKLSIQFNLDGFSFCISNIANNNTLYFSEYQFSETQLTPENLLLEVEEIFKKDTNLQHDFSNVTVIHQNNLSTLVPNKYFVEERLADYLNFNIKTLATDFITFDEIDNMEAKNVYVPYVNINNYLFQNFGEFEYKHHISVLLKKLLETTNTVEKTMFVNVSKASLDLVVLQNNKLLFSNSFSFETKEDFIYYILFVAEQLELNTEVFPLYFMGEVKITSDIYKIAFAYIRNIYFLESKNSIFNHLESPKHSNYILLGS comes from the coding sequence ATGCTAAAAAAGAGTAGCAATATTTCTTTAAAAAATACAAAAGACACAAAGTTATCCATCCAATTTAATTTGGATGGATTTTCTTTTTGTATCTCTAACATTGCAAATAATAATACACTTTACTTTTCTGAATATCAGTTTTCTGAAACTCAATTAACTCCAGAAAATTTATTATTAGAGGTTGAAGAAATCTTTAAAAAAGACACCAATTTACAGCACGATTTTTCTAATGTAACAGTTATTCATCAAAACAACTTATCTACACTTGTACCTAATAAATATTTTGTAGAAGAAAGATTAGCAGATTATTTAAATTTTAATATAAAAACATTGGCTACAGATTTTATCACATTTGATGAAATTGATAATATGGAAGCCAAAAATGTTTATGTTCCTTATGTTAATATCAACAACTATTTGTTTCAAAATTTTGGCGAATTCGAATACAAACATCATATTTCTGTATTACTTAAAAAGTTATTAGAAACTACAAATACAGTAGAAAAAACCATGTTTGTAAATGTTTCTAAAGCAAGTTTAGATCTTGTAGTTCTTCAAAATAATAAATTACTATTTTCTAATTCTTTCTCTTTCGAAACCAAAGAAGATTTTATCTATTATATTTTATTTGTTGCAGAACAATTAGAACTAAATACTGAAGTTTTTCCTTTATATTTTATGGGTGAAGTAAAAATTACTTCAGACATCTATAAAATAGCGTTTGCATACATCAGAAACATTTATTTTTTAGAAAGTAAAAATTCCATTTTTAATCATTTAGAAAGTCCAAAACATTCTAATTACATCTTACTAGGTTCATGA
- a CDS encoding RsmD family RNA methyltransferase translates to MRIISGKYKSRRLSAPKNLPVRPTTDMAKESLFNILNNTYYFDNISVIDLFAGTGNISYEFASRGTKNIYAIDAHFGCIKYINETAKDLELPINTFKSDVYKFLEKTSLQADVIFADPPYDFETEQFLKIVDLVFDRKLLAEEGVLIVEHSKHTDLSKHEKHAYDKRYGGNVFSFFEV, encoded by the coding sequence ATGAGAATAATCTCCGGAAAATACAAAAGCAGACGCTTATCTGCTCCAAAAAACTTACCTGTTCGTCCAACAACAGATATGGCTAAAGAGTCTTTATTTAATATTTTAAATAATACTTATTATTTTGATAATATTTCTGTAATAGATTTGTTTGCTGGAACAGGTAATATAAGTTACGAATTTGCTTCTAGAGGAACAAAAAACATCTATGCTATAGATGCTCATTTTGGGTGTATAAAATATATTAACGAAACTGCCAAAGATTTAGAGTTACCAATAAATACTTTTAAAAGTGATGTTTACAAATTTTTAGAAAAAACATCTTTACAAGCTGATGTTATTTTTGCAGACCCACCTTATGATTTTGAAACTGAACAGTTTCTTAAAATTGTAGATTTAGTTTTCGATAGAAAACTTCTAGCAGAAGAAGGTGTTTTAATTGTAGAACACTCTAAACATACAGATTTGTCTAAACATGAAAAACATGCTTACGACAAACGTTATGGTGGAAATGTATTTAGTTTTTTTGAAGTATAA
- a CDS encoding AAA family ATPase has protein sequence MSDVNAVKELVNKYNLLKEEIGKVIIGQHEAVNFTLLSIFCGGHSLLIGVPGLAKTLLVNTVSDALGLNFKRIQFTPDLMPSDILGSEILDESRQFKFIKGPIFSNIILADEINRTPPKTQAALLEAMQERSVTVSGNHYKLDLPFFVLATQNPIEQEGTYPLPEAQLDRFMFSINLEYPTFEEEVTVVKNTTSNINNSINSLFSAKEIVEVQKLIRKIPVADNVIEYAVSLVGKTRPKSPAATDLVKSYLDWGAGPRASQNLILAAKAHAAVNGKYSPDIEDVKAVAIPILSHRIVKNYKAEAEGITISDIITSLL, from the coding sequence ATGTCTGACGTTAATGCAGTAAAAGAATTAGTAAATAAGTATAATTTACTAAAAGAAGAAATTGGTAAAGTAATTATTGGTCAACATGAGGCTGTAAACTTTACGTTGTTGTCTATTTTTTGTGGAGGACATTCTTTATTAATAGGTGTGCCAGGTTTGGCAAAAACATTATTAGTAAATACAGTTTCAGATGCATTAGGGCTTAATTTTAAGAGAATTCAGTTTACTCCAGATTTAATGCCATCAGATATTTTAGGAAGTGAAATTTTAGATGAAAGCAGACAATTTAAATTTATAAAAGGTCCAATTTTTTCTAATATTATTTTGGCAGATGAAATAAATAGAACACCGCCAAAAACACAAGCAGCTTTGTTAGAAGCAATGCAAGAACGCTCTGTAACTGTTTCTGGAAATCATTATAAACTAGATTTACCTTTCTTTGTGTTGGCAACACAAAACCCAATAGAGCAAGAAGGTACATATCCTTTGCCAGAAGCGCAGTTAGATAGATTTATGTTTTCTATCAACTTAGAATATCCAACTTTTGAAGAAGAGGTTACAGTAGTAAAAAACACTACAAGTAATATTAATAATTCTATTAATTCATTATTTTCTGCTAAAGAAATTGTTGAGGTTCAAAAACTGATTCGTAAAATTCCTGTAGCGGATAATGTTATTGAATATGCTGTGAGTTTGGTTGGTAAAACAAGACCAAAATCTCCAGCAGCAACAGATTTAGTAAAAAGCTATTTAGATTGGGGAGCAGGTCCAAGAGCTTCGCAAAATTTAATTTTGGCGGCAAAAGCACATGCAGCTGTAAATGGAAAATATTCGCCAGATATAGAAGATGTAAAAGCAGTAGCAATTCCTATTTTATCTCATAGAATTGTAAAGAATTACAAAGCAGAAGCAGAAGGAATTACAATTTCTGATATTATTACTTCGCTTTTGTAA
- a CDS encoding peptidylprolyl isomerase produces the protein MPHKTIILKYIKFPLIAAFFGLMSLQTTAQKVKIDGVAVVVGKNIVLDSDIDKFKQEIELRSEGKVAITDCEMLEELMQQKLLAHHAVIDSVTVSESEISSRVDRSIQFFTQQYGTVDKVIKAYGFNDLDDLKKELNTVQKENLLIEKEQQKITEKVDVTPEEVRLYYNGLKDKGELPDFPAEIELAQIVINAEPTQEENDRIIAKLNEIKKELEDGANFKMKAIINSDDPGVTQNGGRYTITKDASFIKEFKEMAFTLDIGQVSKPFKSDFGYHLMQLHEVKGNTRVASHILMQPEIPENKLNEVKEKAEKIIEDIKSGKITFDEAVKKYSQDDDTKNNGGLIINPSTGESKFDLTRMDPAFYARVSDLKKGEITDAFFDQTRGGDKMFKFILMRDRTDTHTADLVEDYVKIQQLALQKKKEETVEKWAKEKITDTYIKLGEDHGKCSFKRNWKKKTSK, from the coding sequence ATGCCACACAAAACAATAATTTTAAAGTATATTAAATTTCCTTTAATAGCTGCCTTTTTTGGGTTGATGAGTTTACAAACCACAGCACAAAAAGTAAAGATAGATGGAGTTGCAGTAGTAGTAGGAAAAAACATTGTTTTAGATTCTGATATAGACAAATTTAAGCAAGAAATTGAGTTAAGAAGTGAAGGTAAAGTAGCCATTACAGATTGCGAAATGCTAGAAGAGTTAATGCAACAAAAATTACTAGCACACCATGCAGTAATTGATAGTGTAACCGTTTCTGAATCAGAAATTTCTAGTAGAGTAGATAGAAGTATTCAGTTTTTTACACAACAATATGGTACTGTAGATAAAGTAATTAAAGCTTATGGTTTTAATGATTTAGATGATTTAAAAAAAGAACTAAATACCGTTCAAAAAGAAAATCTTTTAATAGAAAAAGAACAGCAAAAAATTACTGAAAAGGTAGATGTTACTCCAGAAGAAGTTCGTTTATATTATAACGGATTAAAAGATAAAGGAGAATTACCAGATTTTCCTGCAGAAATAGAATTAGCACAAATTGTTATTAATGCAGAACCTACTCAAGAAGAAAACGATCGAATAATTGCAAAATTAAACGAGATAAAAAAAGAATTAGAAGATGGCGCAAATTTTAAAATGAAAGCCATTATTAATTCAGATGATCCTGGTGTAACTCAAAATGGAGGTAGATATACAATTACCAAAGACGCTAGCTTTATAAAAGAGTTTAAAGAAATGGCATTTACATTAGATATTGGTCAAGTTTCTAAACCCTTTAAGTCAGATTTTGGATATCATTTAATGCAATTACATGAAGTAAAAGGTAATACTAGAGTTGCTTCTCATATTTTAATGCAGCCAGAAATCCCAGAAAATAAACTGAATGAAGTTAAAGAAAAAGCAGAAAAAATAATTGAAGATATTAAATCTGGAAAAATCACTTTTGATGAAGCTGTAAAAAAATACTCTCAAGATGATGATACAAAAAACAATGGAGGTTTAATTATAAACCCATCTACAGGAGAATCTAAATTCGATTTAACAAGAATGGATCCTGCATTCTACGCTAGAGTTAGTGATCTTAAAAAAGGTGAAATTACAGATGCTTTTTTCGACCAAACTAGAGGTGGAGATAAAATGTTTAAGTTCATTTTAATGAGAGATAGAACTGATACACATACAGCAGATTTAGTTGAAGATTATGTAAAAATTCAACAATTAGCACTTCAAAAAAAGAAAGAAGAAACAGTAGAAAAGTGGGCAAAAGAAAAAATAACTGATACTTACATTAAGTTAGGTGAAGACCATGGAAAATGTTCATTTAAAAGAAATTGGAAAAAGAAAACGAGTAAATAA
- a CDS encoding peptidylprolyl isomerase, translating into MRKSVLLVIVLCTSISIFSQKKDQTLVTIDGEKTTVSEFKRVYEKNLDAVDNEEARDVTKNLELFINYKLKVKEAYKIKLDTLPSYKREMETYKNQLSAPYLQDTTFLDKLVKDAYFRTKNEVKAKHILIRTPRDASPNDTLIAYNKIIKIRNRIVNGEDFEAVAAEVSEDKSAQGDPKTGRKGNNGNLGYFSAFRMVYPFEEAAYTTKVGEVSMPFRSQFGYHILKVDDVRESKGELEAAHILILDTTSLGKKKIFEVYDKLIINNNFEELAREFSEDPGSKNKGGRLGKFGPGRMVKPFDDAIFALTEENTYSKPFKTRFGWHIVKLLKKHPIASFDDMKKELTNKVKRSSRMQLSDKAIINKLKKDYKIVENEDAKKILNRKNLRSIPKDSLQNVIFSINDKSISQEDFIKYIRNRRHIPVFALFDMFKDQEILTYYKENLIYTEPEYAYTLQEYEDGLLLFELMQQKIWNKSANDSIGLKKYFDVNSTKYKSKELEKIKGEVMNDYQNFLEKEWIAALRRESKIKVDKRQLKKLIKFYEER; encoded by the coding sequence ATGAGAAAATCAGTTTTATTAGTTATTGTTTTATGTACATCAATATCTATTTTTTCGCAAAAGAAAGACCAGACTTTGGTTACAATTGATGGAGAAAAAACTACAGTATCTGAATTTAAAAGAGTTTATGAAAAAAATTTGGATGCAGTAGATAATGAAGAAGCTAGAGATGTAACCAAAAATTTAGAACTATTTATAAACTATAAACTAAAAGTAAAAGAAGCTTACAAAATTAAATTAGATACGCTACCTTCTTACAAAAGAGAAATGGAAACGTATAAAAACCAGCTTTCTGCTCCTTATTTACAAGACACTACTTTTTTAGATAAATTAGTAAAAGATGCTTATTTTAGAACAAAAAATGAAGTAAAAGCAAAGCATATTTTAATTAGAACTCCAAGAGATGCTTCTCCTAATGATACTTTAATAGCTTATAATAAGATTATAAAAATTAGAAATAGAATTGTTAATGGTGAAGATTTTGAAGCTGTAGCTGCAGAGGTTTCTGAAGACAAATCTGCGCAAGGAGACCCAAAAACGGGTAGAAAAGGTAACAATGGTAATTTAGGTTATTTTTCTGCTTTTAGAATGGTATATCCTTTTGAAGAAGCTGCTTACACAACTAAAGTTGGCGAAGTTTCTATGCCTTTTAGAAGTCAGTTTGGTTACCATATTTTAAAAGTTGATGATGTAAGAGAATCTAAAGGAGAATTAGAAGCTGCACATATTTTAATTTTAGACACAACTTCTCTTGGTAAAAAGAAAATTTTTGAAGTTTATGATAAGTTAATTATCAACAATAATTTTGAAGAATTGGCAAGAGAGTTTTCTGAAGATCCAGGTTCTAAAAATAAAGGAGGAAGATTGGGTAAATTTGGACCAGGAAGAATGGTAAAGCCTTTTGACGATGCCATTTTTGCACTTACTGAAGAAAACACATATTCTAAACCCTTTAAAACACGTTTTGGTTGGCATATTGTTAAATTGCTAAAAAAACATCCTATTGCATCTTTTGATGATATGAAAAAAGAGCTTACCAATAAAGTAAAAAGAAGTTCTAGAATGCAATTGTCTGATAAAGCAATTATTAATAAGTTAAAGAAAGATTATAAAATTGTAGAAAACGAAGACGCAAAAAAAATATTAAATAGAAAGAATTTAAGATCTATTCCAAAAGATTCTTTACAAAATGTTATTTTTAGCATTAATGATAAAAGTATAAGTCAAGAAGACTTTATAAAATATATTAGAAACAGAAGACACATACCCGTTTTTGCCTTGTTTGATATGTTTAAAGACCAAGAAATTTTAACCTATTACAAAGAAAACTTAATTTATACAGAACCAGAATACGCTTACACTTTGCAGGAATATGAAGATGGCTTGTTGTTATTTGAATTGATGCAACAAAAAATTTGGAATAAATCTGCAAATGATTCAATAGGTTTAAAAAAATATTTTGATGTAAATTCAACTAAATATAAATCTAAAGAATTAGAAAAAATAAAAGGTGAGGTAATGAACGATTATCAGAACTTTTTAGAAAAAGAATGGATTGCTGCCTTAAGAAGAGAAAGTAAAATTAAAGTTGATAAAAGACAGTTAAAAAAACTAATTAAATTTTACGAAGAAAGATAA
- a CDS encoding DUF493 family protein, which yields MSDKNAFYTKLKGQLDDTTAFPADYMYKFIVPTDENQVEEVEDLFDNTGAVINTKKSKTGKYISVSIVLKVQTSDEVISYYKKAEKIKGIISL from the coding sequence ATGAGTGATAAGAATGCATTTTACACCAAATTAAAAGGTCAATTAGATGATACTACTGCATTTCCTGCAGATTATATGTATAAATTTATTGTGCCTACAGATGAAAATCAAGTTGAAGAAGTAGAAGATTTATTTGACAATACAGGTGCAGTTATTAATACAAAAAAATCGAAAACCGGAAAATATATTAGTGTTTCTATCGTATTAAAGGTACAAACTTCAGATGAAGTAATATCATATTATAAAAAAGCAGAAAAAATTAAAGGAATCATTTCGTTATAA